In the genome of Pediococcus claussenii ATCC BAA-344, one region contains:
- a CDS encoding DNA/RNA non-specific endonuclease codes for MNKVLTLGITMLSALNLVACGSTSNDKSDSLSATSSSKVVKKVATAKKQPSSSEDKTSSSKVTSASHSEKKSSDSAKADNSAVLAKLVRYTDNKSAGPTRNYYWDNGKAKITGFDGMKAGGYHFSADDQGRSSVAKAVLTYSEYENSKGSRQGEPLDPPAWPSTNDKVAIQYSLTGQIYHGYLYNRSHSIADSLLGKGSYSSEYNFTTGTRPQNVGADQNGGMRYAEETAEDYWSDHPNTKNTISYETTPLYKGDESIPRGSVVDLKSSDDNLNKEIVVINSVEDTKINYNTGIVTSVSTATKNEQASQSKARSESAREKSTSIATAQANDKAESTARESVKAESKTYKKSSETQSDAVTSTTTAPTANAGGWTTAPTGKVFVSDSEKYYTRVKKPDNYELTTQASAEAEGAIRAIRGNQYAQP; via the coding sequence ATGAACAAAGTATTAACTTTGGGGATAACCATGCTATCTGCTTTAAATCTGGTAGCATGCGGATCAACTTCAAACGATAAGAGTGACAGTTTGTCTGCAACTTCATCGTCTAAAGTCGTCAAGAAAGTTGCCACTGCTAAAAAGCAGCCCTCTTCTTCGGAAGATAAAACTAGTAGCAGTAAAGTGACTTCTGCATCCCATTCAGAAAAGAAAAGTTCGGATTCAGCTAAGGCTGATAACTCGGCCGTTTTAGCTAAGTTGGTCAGATACACCGATAACAAATCAGCTGGCCCTACTCGCAATTATTATTGGGATAACGGGAAAGCCAAAATTACTGGATTTGATGGTATGAAGGCTGGTGGCTATCATTTTTCAGCTGATGACCAGGGCCGTTCTTCTGTTGCTAAAGCTGTTCTTACATATTCTGAATACGAAAATTCTAAAGGCAGTCGACAAGGTGAACCATTAGATCCTCCGGCATGGCCAAGCACCAATGATAAAGTTGCCATTCAATATAGTTTGACTGGTCAAATCTATCATGGCTACTTATATAATCGCAGTCATTCCATTGCGGATAGCTTACTAGGTAAAGGTTCGTATAGTTCTGAATATAACTTCACAACTGGTACCCGTCCTCAAAACGTTGGTGCAGACCAAAATGGTGGTATGCGTTATGCTGAAGAAACGGCTGAAGATTATTGGAGCGATCATCCTAATACAAAGAATACTATTTCTTATGAAACTACCCCACTTTACAAGGGTGACGAAAGTATTCCACGCGGTTCCGTAGTAGATCTCAAATCTTCTGATGATAACTTAAACAAAGAAATTGTGGTCATTAACTCCGTTGAAGATACAAAAATTAATTACAATACCGGAATTGTTACTTCGGTATCTACTGCTACTAAAAACGAACAAGCTAGCCAATCTAAAGCTCGCTCTGAATCTGCTAGAGAAAAAAGTACTTCTATAGCAACTGCACAAGCAAACGATAAGGCTGAAAGTACTGCTCGTGAATCGGTAAAAGCTGAATCGAAGACCTATAAAAAGTCTTCTGAGACCCAAAGTGACGCAGTTACCTCTACTACAACGGCCCCAACAGCCAACGCCGGAGGTTGGACTACCGCCCCAACAGGTAAAGTATTCGTTTCTGATAGTGAAAAATATTACACTCGAGTTAAAAAGCCTGATAACTATGAATTAACGACACAAGCCAGTGCTGAAGCAGAAGGTGCTATTCGAGCAATTCGCGGTAACCAATACGCACAACCTTAA
- a CDS encoding SDR family NAD(P)-dependent oxidoreductase, with product MKTYVITGASSGLGKSFLNVLKDQPINLVLTARNTETLRQYLESLGSLRAKIWIEQVELTDDQSIIKFVSKVSQRFGSLNVLINNAGVGMFQSLLEINMNEIDSIFETNVIGLIKLTKQLLPLLEQNGGDIINIGSMAGKLATSKTSVYAASKFAVQGFSNALRLEEAHTGVRVHVINPGPMKTNFFEHADPSKQYLKNVGKILLDPNQVAIKSLKMIGTKRREINLPWYMGVGSKLYSFFPRLGDRLLNSKLINRK from the coding sequence ATGAAAACATATGTGATAACAGGTGCTAGCAGTGGATTAGGAAAATCATTTCTAAATGTATTGAAGGATCAACCTATTAATTTAGTTTTGACTGCAAGAAATACAGAAACGCTGAGGCAATACTTAGAATCTTTAGGTAGCTTACGAGCGAAGATTTGGATCGAGCAAGTTGAGCTGACTGACGACCAATCAATCATTAAGTTTGTTTCTAAAGTGAGTCAGCGTTTTGGCAGTTTAAATGTTTTAATTAACAATGCCGGGGTTGGAATGTTTCAAAGCCTATTAGAAATAAATATGAATGAAATTGATAGTATTTTTGAGACCAATGTAATTGGCTTGATAAAGCTGACTAAACAGTTACTTCCCCTGTTGGAGCAAAACGGTGGTGATATTATTAACATTGGATCAATGGCCGGTAAACTGGCTACTTCTAAAACGAGCGTTTATGCTGCTTCGAAATTTGCAGTGCAAGGATTTAGTAATGCATTACGGCTTGAAGAAGCTCATACAGGGGTTAGGGTTCACGTTATTAATCCTGGGCCTATGAAAACCAATTTTTTTGAGCACGCCGACCCAAGTAAACAGTATTTGAAAAATGTTGGGAAGATACTGTTGGATCCAAATCAAGTTGCAATTAAATCTTTAAAAATGATAGGGACCAAGCGACGAGAAATAAATTTACCTTGGTATATGGGCGTGGGATCTAAGTTATATAGTTTTTTTCCAAGGCTTGGAGATAGATTGCTTAATAGTAAACTAATTAATAGAAAATGA
- a CDS encoding helix-turn-helix domain-containing protein → MTTFERINTLAKRKGFGLRELARKSNLGETTIYGWKKRTPDSSKLEAVANVLGVTVDYLLGKSETPEWANEKDTQDLEEFLNRNLDGGMTYGGEGLTEEEKQQVKVAMATIFWNRHKQD, encoded by the coding sequence ATGACAACATTTGAACGCATTAACACACTTGCAAAAAGAAAAGGGTTCGGATTAAGAGAATTGGCAAGGAAATCTAATTTAGGTGAAACCACCATTTATGGTTGGAAAAAGAGAACGCCTGATTCATCAAAACTTGAAGCAGTTGCCAACGTTTTAGGTGTAACAGTCGACTACCTATTAGGTAAGAGCGAAACACCTGAATGGGCTAATGAAAAAGATACACAGGATTTAGAAGAATTTTTGAATAGAAATTTAGATGGTGGAATGACCTACGGCGGCGAAGGTCTTACCGAAGAAGAAAAGCAACAAGTTAAAGTGGCCATGGCTACAATATTTTGGAATCGCCACAAACAAGATTAG
- the recJ gene encoding single-stranded-DNA-specific exonuclease RecJ, which yields MQDNKYSWNKVKEKMPTDLLKKVIDETDLNEITARILYNRGLHDVEAFKSFLKDDPELIHDPYLMHDMDKAVNRIQTAVEKGEQILVYGDYDADGVTSTSIMYEALDQVGANVEYFVPDRFKDGYGPNLEEYRSFISYGVQLIITVDNGVAGEEAINYAQENDVDVIVTDHHELPEKLPNAYAIVHPRYPGSEYPFGGLSGVGVAFKVATALLEEIPEDYLDLYAIGTVADLVSMTDENRMLVKLGIQQLKVTQRPGLSALIKVAGIKLEGLDEQDIGFGIAPRLNALGRLSNANEAVELLTTLDEERATQLAEDIDKINQKRQGIVQEIYADAKVLALTEENQNKQTLVIAGHDWHKGVLGIVASRIVELTNKPTIVLSDENGDGIYKGSGRSIESFNLFKALNTKRADYESFGGHHMAVGISVKADKLEILDTTLEDAAIDEQLDYHVKPILKIDETLGNDEVSEQLINQIKQLGPFGTDNPIPVFEFERVILENIKEIGKNGGHLKFKFSQDGQKKSIDGIAFGRGELAESLPYISNDINIVGKLSLNEWQGNVSVQVLIDDLNVSGLQVIDRRTSNLNPDMFKESAEYIFFNEKLLKLLQNKIPNRTMNLYNDVTNLSKDATMVLVDCPTEVAQLKEVISNNQPEKIVTYFFRQVDYFAEGMPSRENFKQVFGLLNSGDIAKDSVSKISNSLRIEQNNVRFIINVFFELDFVKIENGLLSINRSASQHSLEEAPLYKQREQMIQTQGDLLYSSSADLTKLINNFLISE from the coding sequence TTGCAAGATAATAAATATTCTTGGAATAAAGTTAAAGAAAAAATGCCAACTGATTTATTAAAAAAGGTTATTGATGAAACAGATTTAAATGAAATTACAGCAAGAATTCTTTATAACCGGGGGTTACATGATGTAGAGGCTTTTAAGTCCTTTTTAAAAGATGATCCAGAATTGATCCATGATCCATACCTAATGCATGACATGGATAAAGCGGTCAATAGAATTCAAACTGCCGTTGAGAAGGGTGAACAAATTCTGGTGTATGGTGACTATGATGCAGATGGTGTGACCAGTACATCAATTATGTATGAGGCTTTGGATCAGGTTGGTGCTAATGTTGAATACTTTGTCCCAGACCGTTTTAAAGATGGGTATGGACCTAATCTTGAGGAATATAGGTCCTTTATTTCGTATGGAGTTCAGTTAATTATTACAGTTGATAATGGTGTCGCGGGCGAAGAGGCTATTAATTACGCACAGGAAAATGATGTTGATGTTATAGTTACTGATCATCATGAACTTCCAGAAAAACTTCCGAACGCTTATGCGATTGTTCATCCACGTTACCCCGGAAGTGAATATCCATTTGGGGGGCTATCAGGTGTTGGTGTGGCATTTAAAGTTGCAACGGCTCTCTTAGAAGAGATTCCAGAAGATTATCTGGATTTGTATGCTATCGGAACCGTCGCAGATTTGGTTTCAATGACTGATGAAAATCGAATGTTAGTAAAACTTGGTATCCAACAGCTCAAAGTGACCCAACGTCCAGGCTTAAGCGCCTTGATCAAGGTGGCCGGTATCAAACTTGAAGGATTAGATGAGCAAGATATTGGATTTGGTATTGCTCCCCGTTTAAACGCTCTTGGAAGATTAAGTAATGCGAATGAGGCAGTAGAATTACTAACTACGCTTGATGAAGAGCGCGCAACACAGTTAGCCGAGGATATTGATAAAATTAACCAAAAACGTCAAGGAATTGTGCAAGAAATTTACGCAGATGCTAAGGTATTAGCATTGACAGAGGAAAATCAAAATAAGCAAACATTGGTAATAGCTGGTCATGATTGGCATAAAGGTGTTCTGGGAATAGTTGCAAGTAGAATTGTTGAACTAACGAATAAACCAACGATTGTTTTGAGTGACGAAAATGGAGATGGAATCTATAAAGGATCCGGGCGTAGTATTGAAAGCTTTAATTTATTTAAGGCACTTAATACGAAAAGAGCAGATTATGAGTCATTTGGTGGTCACCATATGGCCGTAGGGATTTCCGTTAAGGCAGATAAGCTAGAAATATTAGATACTACCCTTGAGGATGCGGCGATAGATGAACAACTTGATTATCACGTGAAGCCAATTTTGAAAATAGACGAAACTTTAGGTAATGATGAAGTAAGTGAACAATTAATTAACCAAATAAAGCAACTTGGGCCATTCGGGACGGATAATCCTATACCAGTTTTTGAGTTTGAAAGAGTTATTCTTGAAAACATTAAGGAAATTGGAAAAAATGGTGGACATTTGAAGTTTAAGTTCTCACAAGACGGGCAGAAAAAAAGTATTGACGGCATAGCATTTGGAAGAGGAGAACTTGCCGAATCACTTCCTTATATATCTAATGATATTAATATAGTGGGAAAGTTGAGTCTAAATGAATGGCAGGGAAATGTTTCTGTTCAAGTCCTGATCGATGATTTAAACGTGTCTGGGCTGCAAGTTATCGATAGAAGAACTTCTAATTTAAATCCAGACATGTTTAAGGAATCTGCAGAATACATTTTCTTTAATGAAAAACTACTGAAGTTGCTTCAAAATAAAATTCCGAATAGAACAATGAATTTGTACAATGACGTAACTAATCTTTCAAAAGATGCAACAATGGTATTAGTCGATTGTCCCACAGAAGTGGCACAGTTAAAAGAAGTTATAAGTAATAATCAACCGGAGAAGATAGTCACCTACTTTTTTAGACAAGTGGATTACTTTGCAGAAGGAATGCCAAGCAGGGAGAATTTTAAACAGGTTTTTGGACTGTTAAATTCTGGTGATATCGCTAAAGATAGTGTTTCAAAGATAAGTAATAGTTTAAGAATTGAACAAAATAACGTTCGATTTATTATTAATGTGTTTTTTGAACTGGATTTTGTTAAAATAGAAAACGGACTTCTTTCCATTAACAGGAGTGCTTCACAACATTCATTGGAAGAAGCTCCACTGTATAAACAAAGAGAACAAATGATCCAAACTCAGGGGGATTTATTATATAGCTCAAGTGCGGATCTAACAAAGTTAATTAATAATTTTTTGATTAGCGAGTAA
- a CDS encoding adenine phosphoribosyltransferase, giving the protein MEIDLHDYIASIPDYPEKGVIFRDISPLMADGDAYKYATDKIVDYAKDRNVDMIVGPEARGFIVGCPVAYKLGVGFAPARKKGKLPRETVSASYDLEYGTAVLQLQRDAIKPGQRVLVTDDLLATGGTIDATIRMVEELGGIVVGTAFIIELKDLHGREKIKDYDILTLIEY; this is encoded by the coding sequence ATGGAAATTGATTTACATGATTATATTGCAAGCATTCCAGATTATCCTGAAAAAGGAGTTATTTTTAGGGACATTTCACCATTGATGGCTGATGGGGATGCCTATAAGTATGCAACTGACAAGATTGTTGATTACGCAAAGGATCGCAATGTTGACATGATTGTAGGGCCAGAGGCACGTGGTTTTATAGTTGGCTGTCCAGTTGCATACAAGTTAGGCGTTGGATTTGCACCTGCCAGAAAGAAAGGCAAGCTTCCAAGGGAAACCGTCAGTGCCTCATATGACTTAGAATACGGTACAGCCGTATTACAGCTTCAAAGAGATGCCATTAAGCCAGGACAGCGAGTGTTAGTTACTGATGACTTATTGGCAACTGGTGGAACAATTGATGCAACAATTCGAATGGTCGAAGAATTGGGTGGCATTGTTGTTGGAACTGCATTCATTATTGAACTAAAAGATTTACATGGTCGTGAAAAAATTAAAGATTATGATATTCTGACTCTGATTGAGTATTAG
- a CDS encoding O-antigen ligase family protein: MNTLLAFLFLGSLIVILIGAILFFIDYAQKRNKRKSLIIIAVGFLISIISISGFGAIEHHNQKVAEEKQAKIAQIKKQKDKKFKSIASEYSLKYIELISTSEDLAKKVNSEWGNAIDNSGDDYDVDKTIDDIEEKNSDKISQINDDQSTLDSDLTKLKKNNTSKYGYHKFKKANDNITDLTNFVTSPTGSYSDFVDTFNTHDDNASDSYKDLSN; encoded by the coding sequence ATGAACACTTTGTTAGCATTTTTATTTTTGGGAAGCTTAATAGTTATATTGATTGGGGCAATCTTGTTTTTCATTGACTATGCTCAAAAACGTAACAAGAGGAAATCATTAATAATAATTGCAGTTGGATTTTTAATCTCAATCATATCTATATCTGGTTTCGGAGCAATTGAGCATCATAATCAAAAGGTTGCCGAAGAAAAGCAAGCTAAAATAGCCCAAATAAAGAAACAAAAGGATAAGAAGTTTAAGAGTATTGCATCAGAATATTCACTTAAATATATTGAACTAATTTCTACTTCTGAAGATCTTGCTAAAAAAGTAAATAGCGAATGGGGAAATGCTATTGACAATAGCGGTGATGACTATGATGTTGATAAAACTATCGATGACATAGAAGAAAAGAATTCAGATAAAATTAGTCAAATTAATGATGACCAGTCCACATTAGATTCTGACTTAACAAAGCTTAAAAAGAACAATACAAGCAAATATGGTTACCATAAATTCAAAAAAGCGAACGATAACATAACCGATTTAACAAATTTTGTAACTTCTCCAACAGGAAGTTATTCTGATTTTGTGGATACTTTCAACACACATGATGATAATGCATCAGATAGCTATAAAGATTTATCTAATTAG
- a CDS encoding Ltp family lipoprotein, whose amino-acid sequence MKKTIALGLTLLSSLSLAACSSDLSTSSTDSSSTSKTEEKKLSVPTAYTSALNKARDYATTMDMSKQAVHDQLTSEAGEQFSSKAADYAMSHLTGVDWNKNALNKAKSYQKDQDMSPEAIRDQLTATAGEQFTASEADYAVTHLPK is encoded by the coding sequence ATGAAAAAAACTATCGCATTAGGATTAACACTTTTGAGTTCTCTATCTCTTGCTGCTTGTAGTTCTGATTTAAGTACTTCGTCTACAGATTCATCGTCTACATCTAAAACGGAGGAAAAAAAGCTAAGTGTTCCGACGGCATACACTTCTGCTTTAAATAAGGCTCGAGATTATGCTACAACCATGGATATGTCTAAACAAGCAGTTCATGATCAATTAACCTCAGAAGCTGGAGAACAATTTTCTTCAAAGGCCGCTGATTACGCAATGTCCCATCTAACTGGCGTTGATTGGAATAAAAACGCTTTAAATAAAGCAAAGTCATACCAAAAAGATCAAGACATGTCTCCTGAAGCAATTCGTGATCAATTAACTGCAACTGCAGGAGAACAATTTACTGCATCAGAAGCAGATTACGCAGTAACACACTTACCAAAATAA
- the rnz gene encoding ribonuclease Z codes for MELEFLGTGAGTPGKFRNVTSVALKLLDETNDVWLFDCGEATQHQILRTNLRPRKIDKIFITHLHGDHIFGLPGFLSSRSFQGGDGKLTIYGPRGIKDFVLTSLKISDTRLGYKIDFHELDNDGEILNNDKFIVRAEKLDHRILSFGYRIEEKAHQGELQVEKLKEMNIPSGPVYGRLKRGETVTLQDGRIINGKDFVGKPQSGRIVTILGDTRRIDSIESLAKDADVLVHESTFGKNEGKLARNYYHSTNMQAASVAKKVHVKELLLTHISARYTAKMAKELERDAKQVFANTKVVKDFDVINIPMGK; via the coding sequence ATGGAATTAGAATTTTTGGGAACGGGTGCTGGGACGCCTGGTAAATTTAGAAATGTAACTAGTGTAGCCTTGAAACTACTGGATGAAACAAATGATGTTTGGCTATTTGATTGTGGAGAAGCAACACAGCATCAAATTTTAAGAACAAATTTAAGGCCAAGAAAAATTGACAAGATTTTTATTACTCATTTGCATGGTGATCACATTTTTGGGTTACCAGGCTTTTTAAGTAGCAGATCGTTCCAAGGTGGCGATGGGAAACTGACTATTTATGGTCCAAGAGGTATTAAGGATTTTGTTTTGACATCACTTAAAATTTCAGACACACGTTTAGGTTATAAAATTGATTTTCATGAATTAGATAATGATGGTGAAATTTTGAACAACGATAAATTTATTGTTCGTGCTGAAAAATTAGATCACCGCATTTTAAGTTTTGGATATCGAATTGAAGAAAAGGCCCACCAGGGTGAGTTACAAGTTGAAAAATTAAAAGAAATGAATATTCCATCTGGTCCTGTTTATGGTCGATTAAAACGCGGTGAAACTGTTACATTACAAGATGGACGTATTATTAATGGAAAAGATTTTGTTGGTAAACCTCAATCTGGAAGAATTGTTACAATTTTAGGTGATACGAGAAGGATTGATTCTATTGAATCTTTAGCAAAAGATGCTGATGTTTTAGTTCACGAGAGTACTTTTGGGAAAAACGAGGGGAAATTAGCGCGAAACTATTATCATTCAACTAATATGCAGGCTGCTAGCGTAGCAAAAAAAGTTCACGTTAAGGAATTATTGCTAACACATATTTCAGCTCGCTATACTGCTAAGATGGCTAAAGAATTGGAACGAGATGCTAAACAAGTCTTTGCAAACACTAAAGTGGTGAAAGACTTTGACGTGATTAATATTCCAATGGGAAAGTAA
- a CDS encoding acyltransferase family protein: MNRSEYKQSTRLLNNGDRRYITGFDGLRVLALLGVIFYHLMPYSVPGGYLGVPIFFAVSGYLITDLFVQEWDRTGSIKVGSFYLRRLRRLYPTLIVVLISSTAYMTLFAHNLLAQIRSVIITNLLFVYNWWEVGHGQSYFDRYNGESPFTHLWYLSVLAQYYFIWPIVMILLLKFIKSRQRSAVILLAGAVISALLMAFLFSPANTNRVYYGSDTRITPYLLGSALSLLWPSTRLRKIIDKQTRQIVNAVGFLLLLIMIWMTFALSGTGSIAYHGGIFLFSIISVLMVGIVAHPGFGWDKWLTNPVFKWLGSRSYAIYMYQFPVMIFYEQVFTNIAAHPVLNIIAEILIILAISELSYRFVEIPLAKFNYRDTWGFIKSVVQPSSSLGWKRYLAIPIVLVIGIAGTGAITAPTNPSKNTDALQTKLKKDSKKTNQKNAEVLKKQKKATKESNESSALSKIRNNNKVKLSKQETALKKQYGLTPGEIKVAEKIPLTGIGDSVMADTSQDIQDIFTNAYVDAKVGRQVWDAPDVISSLKSQGNLSKNVLINLGTNSPMTLAQVKDVENAVGKDHNIYWVNVHVPTQAWQGEVNTTLQKAAKKYSNIKIIDWNALASNQPTWFYGDHVHPNQVGSVQYTKLIAHKIIDDQTK; encoded by the coding sequence ATGAATAGATCAGAATATAAGCAATCGACGCGACTGTTAAATAATGGGGATCGTCGTTATATTACAGGATTTGATGGCTTGAGAGTTTTGGCCTTGTTGGGGGTCATTTTCTATCATTTAATGCCGTACAGTGTTCCAGGTGGGTATCTGGGGGTGCCAATTTTCTTTGCGGTTTCAGGATACCTGATTACAGATTTATTTGTACAGGAGTGGGATCGGACGGGATCAATTAAAGTCGGATCTTTTTATCTAAGGAGACTGAGACGGTTATACCCAACTTTAATTGTTGTTTTAATTTCAAGTACCGCTTATATGACACTTTTTGCACATAATTTATTAGCGCAGATTCGTAGTGTCATCATTACTAATTTATTGTTTGTTTATAACTGGTGGGAAGTTGGGCATGGTCAATCATATTTTGATCGATATAATGGAGAATCACCATTTACTCATTTGTGGTATTTATCAGTTTTGGCCCAGTACTATTTTATTTGGCCAATTGTCATGATTTTGCTTTTGAAATTCATTAAAAGTCGACAACGTTCAGCAGTCATTTTGTTGGCTGGCGCGGTTATTTCGGCACTTTTAATGGCCTTCTTATTTTCACCAGCTAATACGAACAGAGTTTATTATGGCTCAGACACAAGAATTACACCTTATTTATTAGGGTCAGCGCTTTCCTTATTGTGGCCATCTACTCGTTTAAGAAAGATAATTGACAAACAGACTAGGCAGATTGTTAACGCAGTTGGCTTTTTATTATTGCTTATTATGATTTGGATGACCTTTGCTTTATCGGGAACTGGATCTATTGCATATCATGGAGGAATTTTCCTGTTTTCAATCATTTCTGTTTTGATGGTTGGAATAGTTGCCCATCCGGGATTTGGATGGGATAAATGGCTTACTAATCCCGTATTTAAATGGCTTGGTAGCAGATCCTACGCTATTTACATGTATCAATTCCCGGTTATGATTTTTTATGAACAAGTGTTTACTAACATCGCTGCACATCCAGTATTGAATATAATCGCTGAAATCCTAATAATTTTAGCAATTAGTGAACTATCATATCGGTTCGTTGAAATACCGCTAGCTAAATTTAATTATCGTGATACATGGGGATTTATCAAATCGGTTGTACAGCCATCATCGTCGCTTGGTTGGAAACGATATTTAGCAATACCGATAGTATTAGTGATTGGAATTGCAGGAACTGGTGCAATAACGGCACCGACTAATCCGTCTAAGAACACTGACGCTTTACAAACTAAGTTAAAAAAAGATAGTAAAAAAACGAACCAAAAAAATGCTGAAGTTCTGAAAAAGCAGAAGAAAGCTACTAAAGAATCTAATGAATCATCGGCATTATCTAAGATTAGAAATAATAATAAGGTAAAACTTTCTAAGCAGGAAACTGCATTAAAGAAGCAATATGGATTAACACCCGGCGAAATCAAGGTAGCTGAGAAGATTCCGTTGACTGGGATTGGTGATTCAGTGATGGCTGATACATCACAGGATATTCAAGATATATTTACCAACGCCTATGTTGATGCAAAGGTCGGTCGACAGGTTTGGGATGCACCGGATGTTATTAGTAGCCTTAAATCTCAAGGCAATCTCAGTAAGAATGTTTTAATTAATTTGGGAACAAACAGTCCAATGACACTAGCTCAGGTTAAAGACGTGGAAAATGCTGTTGGAAAAGACCACAATATCTACTGGGTCAATGTGCATGTACCAACTCAGGCTTGGCAGGGTGAGGTTAATACAACTCTACAGAAAGCAGCAAAAAAATATAGTAATATTAAGATTATTGATTGGAATGCATTAGCAAGTAATCAGCCAACGTGGTTCTATGGAGATCATGTTCATCCAAATCAAGTTGGTAGTGTACAATATACAAAATTAATCGCACATAAGATTATTGATGATCAAACGAAGTAA